In Zingiber officinale cultivar Zhangliang chromosome 3B, Zo_v1.1, whole genome shotgun sequence, a single window of DNA contains:
- the LOC121967831 gene encoding putative metallophosphoesterase At3g03305 gives MDGLDWAFLLLVVAATLPLTTGEDSPQTGRGRVIEVEGGPRSVVWVVQLSDLHLSVHHPERAYDLQRYVGPALAMINPSLVLITGDLTDGKSKDLLTMKLDEVEWKEYQNVVDNIVQRSGLNKDIFYDLRGNHDCFGVPKAGGVYDYYHKCSINARTGRNGNVQSVTLQNGRWRHLFVGFDSTMETSLRGPTNVFGHPTDQLLAEIDFELSQWDDESSATKVSFGHFPLSFSALTDTGKSLKDVFLKHSLSVYLCGHLHTKFGKNLKRHHQLDHLVNYFQLNIHQGFPSNKDNQNCSSKSISPNEFWEWEMGDWRWSRTMRVLAIDYGHVSYVDIDFRLGSKDTIILPTFPLDSRFMQRISSIHDFKCQPERGSSYELVRTLVFSKQKIVLVSVKVYDTHYGTPNIVLDSSMERIEGNGTRGDLYVAPWNWKAFADPSPSRYWLQIEALDNFGKTSYSELRPFSINGLTAQVSWTWKEFFVMGVQWPLIYQPAFWAVLSFMFLLVVVPQVLFLCCNKLFPYEYVRPTNATSIKEHLVDAGLLALMEFPRITEVWLGLLLYLFYLLYFPWFFGHVFGELNTKASMSYQGWSIPNSDKNPNLHYVGIPDIMVVVLPHLCFVVLPTILVVGAMVVERTTYRKYFLSLSGKKDDDFSRDKNRQAKNVTSGYSHRIWHGRWPRKLLLLVTALILWKHLKNCRALVRAYDMNPFIDSPVYCFVIPVLLIYAVYKTSPV, from the exons ATGGATGGGCTAGACTGGGCGTTCCTCCTCCTCGTAGTGGCGGCGACGCTTCCCCTGACTACCGGGGAAGACTCACCACAGACGGGAAGGGGGCGGGTCATCGAGGTGGAAGGAGGGCCCAGATCGGTCGTGTGGGTGGTGCAGCTCTCCGATCTCCACCTCAGCGTCCACCACCCGGAAAGGGCCTATGACCTACAGCGCTACGTCGGCCCCGCCCTCGCCATGATTAACCCCTCGCTCGTCCTCATCACCGGCGACCTCACCG ATGGGAAGAGCAAAGATCTATTGACCATGAAGCTTGATGAGGTAGAGTGGAAAGAGTACCAGAATGTTGTTGATAATATTGTTCAAAGAAGTGGACTTAACAAGGACATCTTCTATGACCTTAGAGGAAACCATGATTGTTTTGGTGTACCAAAAGCTGGTGGTGTTTATGACTACTATCACAAGTGCAGTATAAATGCAAGAACAGGGCGAAATGGAAATGTCCAGAGCGTTACATTACAG AATGGAAGATGGAGGCATCTTTTTGTGGGCTTTGATAGCACGATGGAAACTAGCCTTCGTGGCCCAACAAATGTGTTTGGGCATCCAACTGACCAATTACTTGCAGAGATAGATTTCGAACTTTCACAATGGGATGATGAATCATCAGCAACAAAAGTTTCTTTTGGGCACTTCCCTTTGTCTTTTTCAGCACTAACAGATACAGGAAAGAGTCTAAAAGATGTATTTCTTAAGCATTCTTTATCAGTTTATCTTTGTGGGCATCTTCATACAAAATTTGGCAAAAACTTGAAGCGCCATCATCAATTAGATCATCTGGTAAATTATTTTCAGTTGAACATTCATCAAGGATTTCCAAGTAACAAAGATAATCAAAATTGTTCAAGCAAGAGCATTTCCCCCAACGAATTTTGGGAATGGGAGATGGGCGATTGGCGTTGGAGTAGAACTATGAGAGTATTGGCTATCGATTATGGTCATGTTTCATATGTTGATATAGATTTCAGATTGGGATCAAAGGATACCATTATATTGCCTACTTTTCCTTTGGACTCAAGGTTTATGCAAAGAATCTCATCAATCCATGATTTCAAATGTCAACCTGAGAGAGGCTCATCTTATGAGTTGGTGAGAACTCTAGTGTTTTCAAAACAGAAGATCGTGTTGGTTTCTGTTAAGGTATATGACACTCATTATGGAACTCCTAATATAGTGCTTGATTCCTCAATGGAAAGGATTGAAGGCAATGGAACTAGAGGTGATCTCTATGTGGCTCCATGGAACTGGAAAGCATTTGCAGACCCATCTCCTAGCCGTTATTGGCTGCAAATAGAAGCTTTAGACAATTTTGGTAAAACCAGTTACAGTGAACTGCGACCGTTCTCTATCAATGGTCTCACTGCACAAGTTAGTTGGACCTGGAAAGAATTCTTTGTAATGGGTGTTCAGTGGCCATTGATTTACCAGCCTGCTTTTTGGGCCGTCCTCTCATTCATGTTCTTGTTAGTTGTCGTTccacaagtgttgtttctatgCTGTAATAAATTATTCCCATATGAGTATGTTAGACCAACAAACGCAACGAGTATCAAGGAGCATCTAGTTGATGCTGGATTATTGGCTTTGATGGAGTTCCCCAGGATAACCGAAGTATGGTTGGGGCTCCTGTTATATTTGTTCTACTTGTTGTATTTCCCTTGGTTCTTTGGACATGTATTCGGTGAACTTAACACTAAAGCTTCTATGAGTTACCAAGGTTGGTCTATTCCAAATTCTGACAAAAATCCTAATCTCCACTATGTAGGGATACCTGATATCATGGTGGTTGTGCTGCCTCATCTTTGCTTTGTTGTTCTACCAACTATTTTGGTTGTTGGAGCAATGGTTGTAGAAAGAACAACATATCGAAAGTATTTCCTATCACTCTCTGGCAAGAAGGATGATGACTTCTCTAGAGATAAAAACAGGCAAGCAAAGAATGTGACTTCTGGCTATTCACATCGAATATGGCATGGAAGGTGGCCTAGAAAGTTACTACTTCTGGTCACTGCTTTAATTTTGTGGAAGCACTTGAAG AATTGCAGAGCTCTGGTGAGGGCTTATGATATGAATCCTTTTATCGATTCTCCTGTCTATTGCTTCGTGATCCCGGTGCTGCTAATATATGCAGTCTACAAGACTTCGCCAGTGTAG